Proteins from one Acropora muricata isolate sample 2 chromosome 9, ASM3666990v1, whole genome shotgun sequence genomic window:
- the LOC136929501 gene encoding uncharacterized protein, whose protein sequence is MAEYTEEQLNFFRVCFITTNELTDGLRTIFKQQWDNRYKTTLGEWRDKAKNGQDFKNGESTGKQKRNKKLLATMINGNRAEWDCTMLFYAILFSDRIGCNVDAVVQSNVDDLREFRNEVFAHLPQGQMSKPKFQTEIAKVEGAFEALGLSTAKIQEIRNQENFPTRHLNQCLEEIKVLNDQLLNEIKPFCKLPPKPSHDVAARNDDVAKITQELKQLKETNESRLSYLYISGNPGSGKSQLAGLVAENIFMESTDAFIFVMTLNAANLDRLLDSYVSFARHLKCSEYAVTNTLNDKDLKTEEKIAYIKSLAGGKVELYASWLLVVDNVVSIHEMHAHLPDTGNSHWSKGQLLITSQDTTSIPADNSFIKQMSVSKGMAPSDATSLLATISGIADDETAKKVAHALDYQPLALASAATFVKQLCDSKLSSNLGWQDFLEKLDKGQLKNIETFLSNTNASYPYSMTTAIALAVEKGMLSDRVLKHAFNIISLCAPQPLNLDIVTNYIQKVEENSDMNTEGEFNDKNVIGLRISKSSLLLLEEDNGEIYIRIHQVVRDVIQRLIKQHWETQGFEVVHVSILSLNQFIVDRKTDDYTAKQFRLVVPHLRFLSKKVEAIFKENETSEAIKNKIFNLKDYSSYFIAFGQISCVHFDLKAAKHFASLALKLISRDSRLDHSYAASAHSLMGKVLFQMGTFEEGKRHFKRSLALYLQLLGSEHPDVASAYNKLATVLSHQGDLKQAKEYHERALAIRQQTLGPQHPDVASSFNNLANVLSDQGDLKQAKEYHERALAIMQQTLGPQHPDVASSYNNLATVLSDQGDLKQAKEYHERALAIRQQTLGPQHPDLASSYNNLATVLSGQGGLKQAKEYHERALAIRQQTLGPQHPDVAGSFNNLASVLSGQGDLKQAKEYHERALAIRQQTLGPQHPDVASSFNNLANVLSDQGDLKQAKEYHERALAIRQQTLGPQHPDVAISYNNLATVLSDQGDLKQATEYHERALAISQQTLGPQDPVVASSFNNLASVLSDQGDLKEAKEYHERALAIKQQTLGPQHPDVASSFNNLANVLSGQGDLKQAKEYHERALAIMQQTLGPRHPDVASSFNNLGSVLSGKGGLKEAKE, encoded by the coding sequence ATGGCTGAATATACAGAGGAGCAACTCAACTTCTTCAGGGTTTGTTTCATTACCACTAACGAGTTAACGGACGGTCTGAGAACAATCTTCAAACAGCAATGGGACAACCGCTACAAAACTACGCTTGGAGAATGGAGAGATAAGGCCAAAAAcggacaagacttcaaaaacggGGAATCCACAGGAaagcagaaaagaaataaaaaactattAGCAACCATGATCAATGGAAATAGAGCCGAATGGGATTGCACAATGCTGTTTTATGCTATCCTGTTTTCCGATCGTATTGGGTGTAATGTGGATGCAGTAGTGCAGTCAAACGTAGATGATCTGAGAGAATTCCGTAACGAAGTCTTTGCTCATTTGCCTCAAGGTCAGATGTCTAAGCCAAAGTTTCAAACAGAAATCGCCAAAGTCGAGGGTGCGTTTGAAGCTCTTGGCCTGTCCACTGCAAAAATCCAAGAAATCAGGAATCAAGAAAATTTTCCCACCAGGCATTTGAATCAGTGCTTAGAAGAAATCAAAGTCCTCAATGATCAATTGCTGAATGAGATCAAGCCCTTTTGCAAGCTTCCGCCCAAGCCTTCGCACGATGTTGCCGCGCGAAATGATGATGTGGCTAAGATAACTCAAGAGTTAAAACAACTAAAAGAGACCAATGAGAGCCGACTAAGCTACCTTTACATCTCAGGGAATCCTGGAAGTGGTAAATCTCAGTTGGCTGGACTCGTGGCAGAGAACATTTTCATGGAAAGCACGGATGCATTTATATTTGTGATGACTTTGAATGCTGCAAACCTTGACAGGCTTCTAGATTCATATGTCTCTTTTGCCCGACATCTCAAGTGTTCAGAGTATGCAGTGACCAATACTCTGAATGACAAAGACCTGAAGACAGAGGAGAAGATCGCTTACATTAAGTCTTTAGCTGGTGGCAAAGTGGAGCTTTACGCATCGTGGCTGTTGGTAGTTGACAATGTCGTCAGCATACATGAGATGCATGCTCATTTGCCAGACACAGGAAACAGCCACTGGAGTAAAGGTCAATTGCTGATCACATCTCAGGACACCACTTCTATTCCTGCAGATAACAGTTTCATAAAACAAATGTCTGTAAGCAAAGGCATGGCGCCATCTGACGCCACCTCCTTATTGGCCACCATCTCCGGTATCGCTGACGATGAGACAGCGAAAAAAGTTGCACATGCATTAGATTATCAACCCCTTGCTTTAGCAAGCGCCGCTACGTTTGTAAAACAACTTTGCGACAGTAAACTATCATCGAACTTGGGCTGGCAAGACTTTCTCGAGAAACTTGACAAAGGCCAACTGAAAAACATTGAGACCTTTCTTTCAAACACAAATGCAAGTTATCCATATTCTATGACCACTGCGATTGCATTAGCCGTGGAAAAGGGGATGTTATCCGACAGAGTTCTAAAACACGCattcaatattatttctctTTGTGCGCCACAACCATTAAACCTTGATATTGTAACCAACTACATCCAGAAGGTCGAGGAGAATAGCGATATGAACACAGAAGGCGAATTTAACGACAAAAATGTCATTGGTTTGAGGATTAGCAAGAGCTCGCTCCTGTTACTTGAAGAAGACAACGGCGAAATCTACATTCGCATACATCAAGTTGTAAGAGATGTCATCCAACGTCTTATTAAGCAGCATTGGGAGACGCAAGGTTTTGAAGTAGTTCATGTGTCCATTTTGTCTTTGAATCAATTCATAGTAGACAGGAAAACTGACGATTATACTGCTAAGCAATTTAGGTTAGTAGTTCCTCATTTGAGATTCCTTTCAAAGAAAGTTGAAGCtattttcaaggaaaatgaGACATCTGAAGCCATCAAAAATAAGATTTTTAACTTGAAAGattattcaagttattttatCGCCTTTGGTCAGATTTCTTGTGTACATTTCGACCTGAAAGCAGCAAAACACTTTGCTAGTTTAGCCCTAAAGTTAATTTCCCGCGATAGTAGGCTTGATCACTCGTATGCAGCAAGCGCCCATTCTCTCATGGGCAAAGTACTTTTCCAGATGGGAACGTTTGAAGAGGGAAAACGCCACTTCAAACGCTCTCTCGCTCTTTATCTTCAACTGTTAGGGTCtgaacatcctgatgtcgcaagtgcTTATAACAAATTAGCTACTGTACTAAGtcatcaaggtgacctgaagcaagcaaaggagtatcatgagcgtgctcttgctattaggcaacaaactttggggcctcaacatcctgatgtcgcaagttcttttaacaacttagcgaatgtacttagtgatcaaggtgacctgaagcaagcaaaggagtatcatgagcgtgctcttgctattatgcaacaaactttgggacctcaacatcctgatgtcgcaagttcttataacaacttagctactgtacttagtgatcaaggtgacctgaagcaagcaaaggagtatcatgagcgtgctcttgctattaggcaacaaactttggggcctcaacatcctgatctagcaagttcttataacaacttagctactgtacttagtgGTCAAGGTggcctgaagcaagcaaaggagtatcatgagcgtgctcttgctattaggcaacaaactttggggcctcaacatcctgatgtcgcaggTTCTTTTAACAACTTAGCGAGTGTACTTAgtggtcaaggtgacctgaagcaagcaaaggagtatcatgagcgtgctcttgctattaggcaacaaactttgggacctcaacatcctgatgtcgcaagttcttttaacaacttagcgaatgtacttagtgatcaaggtgacctgaagcaagcaaaggagtatcatgagcgtgctcttgctattaggcaacaaactttgggacctcaacatcctgatgttgcaatttcttataacaacttagctactgtacttagtgatcaaggtgacctgaagcaagcaacggagtatcatgagcgtgctcttgctattagccaacaaactttggggcctcaagaCCCTGTTGTCGCAAGTTCTTTTAACAACTTAGCGagtgtacttagtgatcaaggtgacctgaaggaagcaaaggagtatcatgagcgtgctcttgctattaagcaacaaactttgggacctcaacatcctgatgtcgcaagttcttttaacaacttagcgaatgtacttagtggtcaaggtgacctgaagcaagcaaaggaatatcatgagcgtgctcttgctattatgcaacaaactttggggcctcgacatcctgatgtcgcaagttcttttAACAACTTAGGGAGTGTACTTAGTGGTAAAGGTGGCCTGAAGGAAGCAAAGGAGTaa
- the LOC136929506 gene encoding LOW QUALITY PROTEIN: uncharacterized protein (The sequence of the model RefSeq protein was modified relative to this genomic sequence to represent the inferred CDS: deleted 2 bases in 1 codon; substituted 1 base at 1 genomic stop codon), which yields MGKTECLAEFRVQKQDIPVLANVLQLPMNIRCPQRTIWDRIEGLCMLLRRFSYPCRYSDMISRFGRPVPELCMITNEVMDNIFNNHGHRISQWNDDVLSLHLLQEYADVIHAKGAPLENCFGFIDGTVRPIAHPDQHQRIVYNDYKLVHSLKFQSVALPNGLIGNMFGPVEGKKHDASMLVDSNRLHVLEQNAFSPTGEPMCVFVDPVYPLQVHLKAPFRHGILTPMMEEYNAEISSVRVSVEWLFGNIINDFKFLDFKKNLKIGMSSVEKMYLVCALPHNAIXTCLHGNSTSEFFGLNPPSLQDYFK from the exons ATGGGCAAAACCGAATGTTTGGCAGAGTTCCGAGTCCAAAAACAAGACATACCTGTGCTAGCAAACGTTCTTCAACTACCAATGAACATCCGTTGTCCACAAAGAACAATCTGGGATAGAATTGAAGGTTTATGTATGCTGTTGAGAAGGTTTTCTTATCCTTGCCGTTATTCAGATATGATCAGCCGATTTGGAAGACCAGTCCCAGAGTTATGCATGATTACAAACGAAGTCATGgacaacattttcaacaatCACGGCCACAGAATCTCTCAATGGAATGACGATGTTTTGAGTCTTCATTTGTTACAGGAGTATGCTGATGTCATACATGCAAAAGGCGCCcctcttgaaaattgttttggattcATAGATGGGACAGTGAGACCGATCGCTCATCCCGATCAACATCAAAGAATTGTTTATAATGATTACAAGCTTGTTCACTCGTTAAAATTCCAGTCTGTTGCACTCCCAAATGGGCTTATTGGAAATATGTTTGGCCCTGTTG AGGGTAAAAAGCATGATGCTAGTATGCTGGTGGACTCCAATCGTCTTCATGTGCTCGAGCAAAATGCATTTTCCCCAACTGGAGAGCCAATGTGTGTGTTTGTTGACCCTGTTTACCCTTTACAGGTGCACCTAAAAGCACCATTTCGTCATGGTATACTGACCCCAATGATGGAAGAATATAATGCTGAGATAAGTTCTGTCAGAGTGTCTGTCGAGTGGCTCTTTGGGAATATcattaatgattttaaattcttggacttcaaaaagaatttaaaaattggcaTGAGTAGTGTTGAAAAAATGTATCTAGTCTGTGCCCTCCCTCACAATGCAATT TAAACCTGCTTACATGGAAACAGCACCTCTGAGTTTTTTGGGCTTAACCCTCCTTCCTTACAGGACTACttcaaataa